In Sphingobacterium zeae, one genomic interval encodes:
- a CDS encoding succinate dehydrogenase/fumarate reductase iron-sulfur subunit: protein MAQHMNLTLKVWRQKNDKDKGQFVTYQANNIADDMSFLEMLDIVNEELTRKGEDPVYFDHDCREGICGMCSLVINGRPHGPKEGTTTCQLHMRSFHDGQTIVIEPWRAAAFPVLKDLATDRTAFDRIQQAGGYVNINTGGVPDANVIPIPKRIADEAFESATCIGCGACVAACKNASAMLFVSAKVSQFALLPQGQTERYERAQAMVDQMDAEGFGNCTNTGACEAECPVGIKLTNIARLNREYLTAKIFRQEEPHV, encoded by the coding sequence ATGGCACAACATATGAATTTAACGCTGAAAGTTTGGCGTCAAAAAAATGATAAAGATAAAGGTCAATTTGTAACTTATCAGGCAAACAATATCGCTGATGATATGTCTTTCTTAGAGATGCTTGATATTGTCAATGAAGAATTGACTCGTAAAGGGGAAGATCCTGTATATTTCGATCACGACTGTCGTGAAGGTATCTGCGGGATGTGTTCATTAGTAATCAACGGTCGCCCTCACGGTCCTAAAGAAGGTACCACAACATGTCAATTGCACATGCGTAGCTTCCACGATGGACAGACTATCGTGATTGAACCTTGGAGAGCTGCTGCATTTCCTGTATTGAAAGACCTTGCGACAGACCGTACGGCTTTTGACCGCATTCAACAAGCGGGTGGATATGTAAATATTAATACAGGTGGTGTTCCTGATGCCAATGTTATTCCGATTCCTAAACGTATTGCTGACGAAGCATTTGAATCGGCTACATGTATCGGTTGTGGTGCTTGTGTTGCAGCATGTAAAAATGCTTCTGCAATGTTATTTGTGTCTGCAAAAGTATCTCAATTTGCCTTATTACCTCAAGGCCAAACGGAACGTTACGAACGTGCACAGGCAATGGTTGATCAAATGGATGCTGAAGGTTTCGGTAACTGTACCAACACAGGTGCTTGCGAAGCAGAATGTCCCGTAGGAATCAAATTAACAAACATTGCTCGTCTAAACCGCGAGTATTTGACTGCTAAAATATTCAGACAAGAAGAGCCACACGTTTAA
- a CDS encoding ATP-binding protein produces the protein MNVNSGIKIRLLLLILTLCFIGTAITIKESVTNKEILDIDTKSLNNYIAQQEKKVDRIFNDSLLLKTFKNYDQYPIAVYQAFEKFKTNENVYLFLFKDHEPKMWSTHLFVPITDQGFPEKANFVQDDNRSYVVRKKTIGNISILAYIIVKGYTNNNNLYLSSSLRRNFFDSRNIDIASYTDTVAIKNIYSKEGSYLFSVKLKDGEHENTYTILQFFCWLLALIAWLIFFNSLCLHMAKTGRAWWSILLLLAIFSLVKFADLKWNLLSENATFSIFDSRNYAYNHFFPNIWSVMSTTILIFWLILFIYSIRKELNFDKIKNIGFFRVPIAIGFILSIYLSFGLLYDIAGTLITHSNNIYFDFTKLVDLHFLSWVDLGIVGIGILALNIYIDLVLFFLKKLELKPTQLLNIQLACVIFVILIISFYIEKNSLVNLLLALIILIKSFGEKYFNRHILTNYIAVLILWAIISAITHARFYQERNLIDMKILLGNLQSEDDVNAVSLFSDIESSLANDQELKHLFNISLPYTNTEGINDFIKKKYFSGYLSKYEFKAYYYDQNNKPLNAASQNKLNEYREKVINQSIKVTQNFYRASGELGTHEYFSIIPVSIDPNRIVNVIINLSNKDFSYTVPYPEILTDMRINNSQYYNKGDYSIALYKAGSLITQFGKYTYENNLRGLKGSPGEYIEILDKDAYLHMAYIANKFSTYVISKQKPSFWDYLATTSFLFLVFFMIFMLYHFIKSLYIFLKNTKLTFRNLKYQFYRIVNRIQYSTRIQTSIISSVILAILISGVISYISINKQLYNNNKTSKERFIIELGKRMENMLTYTDEISTETQLISILKTLSETISKDFNLYSKSGRLLYSSQRRIYDLELFSTFINPAALKNLSILKKSETIEDERIGTFQFETSYATIRDKNYNTLAYIGIPNFSLQKEENINKNLLLNTIVNIYSLIIIGFGFYATFVANSVTNPLSIISKKISQLRLGQPNEPLFWQRNDEIGTLIKEYNLMIIKLEDYANKIKDTERESTWREMAQQIAHEIKNPLTPMKLGIQQLRRSYKDDDPKFPDRFNKFSISFIEQIDALTHIASEFSHFAKFPNTIMENINIVEKITKSISLYNNTPSVSIRLINNADQKTLIVKADGNELLRTFNNLIKNAIEGGYGRKNMKIEISIERYSDNFVKIDVKDNGYGIPKEMQDKIFQINFTTKSSGNGLGLVLVKKTIEASNGQIYFETVEGEGTTFHILLPLQQAESY, from the coding sequence ATGAACGTGAATTCTGGTATAAAAATTCGACTACTCTTACTTATCTTAACGCTATGCTTTATAGGAACAGCTATCACCATCAAAGAATCTGTTACCAATAAGGAAATATTAGACATTGATACAAAATCACTCAATAACTATATCGCTCAACAAGAGAAAAAAGTCGACCGTATTTTTAACGATTCTCTTTTGCTCAAAACTTTCAAAAACTACGATCAGTATCCTATCGCAGTTTATCAGGCCTTTGAGAAGTTCAAAACCAATGAAAATGTCTATCTATTTCTTTTTAAGGATCATGAGCCGAAGATGTGGAGCACGCATCTATTTGTACCTATTACTGATCAGGGATTTCCTGAAAAAGCCAATTTTGTCCAAGATGATAACCGCTCCTACGTCGTTAGAAAGAAAACAATTGGCAATATCAGTATACTTGCCTATATTATTGTAAAAGGATATACCAATAACAACAATCTCTATTTAAGCAGTTCACTGCGGAGAAACTTCTTCGACTCCAGAAATATCGATATTGCATCTTATACAGATACGGTAGCCATTAAAAACATTTACAGTAAAGAGGGATCTTACCTATTTTCTGTTAAGCTCAAAGACGGAGAACATGAAAATACTTATACAATTTTGCAATTTTTCTGCTGGCTACTTGCTTTAATTGCGTGGTTGATCTTCTTCAATAGTCTTTGCCTTCATATGGCCAAAACAGGCAGGGCGTGGTGGTCTATACTATTGCTGTTGGCGATATTTAGTTTGGTCAAGTTCGCTGATCTTAAATGGAATTTGCTATCTGAAAATGCAACATTTTCAATTTTCGATTCGCGCAACTATGCCTATAATCATTTTTTTCCGAATATATGGTCGGTCATGTCCACCACAATTTTAATATTTTGGCTCATTCTATTTATCTATTCAATTCGCAAAGAGCTTAATTTTGACAAAATAAAAAACATCGGGTTCTTTAGAGTGCCCATAGCCATCGGATTTATTCTGAGCATATACCTATCGTTCGGGCTATTATACGATATCGCCGGAACGTTAATCACGCACTCCAACAATATTTATTTTGATTTTACAAAACTGGTCGATTTACATTTCTTAAGTTGGGTCGATCTTGGCATTGTCGGCATAGGTATTTTGGCCTTAAATATCTACATTGACCTTGTGCTTTTTTTCCTTAAAAAATTAGAGCTGAAGCCAACGCAGTTACTCAACATTCAACTGGCATGTGTCATCTTTGTCATTTTGATCATTTCCTTTTATATAGAAAAAAATAGCCTGGTCAACTTACTACTCGCGTTAATTATCCTTATTAAATCATTCGGTGAGAAGTATTTCAATCGGCATATACTCACAAATTATATCGCGGTACTGATACTGTGGGCAATCATAAGTGCTATTACGCACGCTCGTTTCTACCAGGAAAGGAACTTGATTGACATGAAGATCTTGTTGGGCAACCTACAGTCCGAAGATGATGTGAATGCCGTGTCATTATTCTCGGATATTGAAAGTAGTCTAGCAAACGATCAAGAATTAAAGCATCTATTTAATATCAGTCTACCCTACACAAACACAGAGGGCATCAACGACTTCATTAAGAAAAAATACTTCAGCGGCTATCTCTCCAAGTACGAATTCAAGGCCTATTATTATGATCAGAACAATAAGCCCCTCAATGCGGCAAGCCAGAATAAGCTCAATGAGTATCGGGAAAAAGTGATCAATCAGTCGATAAAAGTAACTCAAAACTTCTATCGTGCCAGCGGAGAACTCGGTACACATGAATACTTTTCTATCATTCCCGTGTCGATTGACCCAAATAGAATCGTCAACGTTATTATCAATCTCTCCAATAAAGATTTCAGTTACACGGTCCCTTATCCCGAAATTCTGACCGATATGCGGATCAACAACTCACAGTATTATAATAAAGGAGATTACTCGATAGCTCTTTATAAAGCAGGTTCTCTAATAACACAATTTGGGAAATACACCTATGAAAACAATTTAAGAGGTCTCAAAGGTTCTCCTGGAGAATATATTGAGATTCTAGACAAAGATGCATACCTGCACATGGCCTACATCGCCAATAAATTTTCAACCTATGTTATCAGTAAACAAAAACCTTCTTTTTGGGACTATTTAGCGACGACATCTTTTCTATTCCTGGTGTTCTTTATGATTTTCATGCTTTACCACTTCATAAAATCACTCTATATTTTTCTTAAAAACACCAAGCTTACTTTCCGAAATTTAAAGTATCAGTTCTACAGAATTGTGAATAGGATACAATATTCTACACGTATTCAAACATCTATTATCTCCTCCGTTATACTCGCTATTCTTATTTCAGGTGTAATTTCTTATATCAGTATCAATAAACAACTTTATAACAACAATAAAACAAGTAAAGAGCGTTTCATAATCGAACTTGGCAAACGGATGGAAAATATGCTGACCTATACGGATGAAATTTCCACCGAAACTCAACTCATCAGCATTCTAAAGACATTGTCCGAAACAATTTCCAAGGACTTCAATCTTTATTCCAAATCAGGCAGATTGCTGTATAGTTCACAGCGTAGAATTTACGATTTAGAGCTTTTCTCTACATTCATCAATCCCGCTGCACTGAAGAATCTATCGATATTGAAAAAGTCGGAGACGATCGAAGATGAGCGAATAGGTACTTTTCAATTTGAGACCAGCTATGCCACCATCAGGGACAAGAATTACAATACCCTAGCTTACATCGGCATACCGAACTTCTCCCTTCAAAAAGAAGAAAATATCAATAAAAATCTTCTTTTAAATACGATAGTAAATATTTATTCGCTGATCATCATTGGCTTTGGGTTTTATGCCACGTTTGTTGCCAACAGTGTCACCAATCCACTGAGCATCATCAGCAAGAAAATTTCACAGCTACGCTTAGGACAGCCCAATGAGCCATTATTTTGGCAGCGAAATGATGAAATAGGTACATTGATCAAAGAATACAACCTCATGATCATAAAACTTGAGGACTATGCCAATAAAATAAAAGATACGGAGCGGGAATCCACCTGGCGTGAGATGGCTCAGCAGATAGCGCATGAAATTAAAAATCCATTGACACCAATGAAATTGGGTATTCAGCAATTACGCAGGTCTTACAAAGATGATGATCCTAAATTTCCAGATAGATTTAATAAATTCTCTATTTCATTTATCGAACAAATCGATGCTCTGACACATATTGCATCCGAATTTTCGCATTTTGCAAAATTTCCAAATACCATAATGGAGAATATTAATATTGTTGAAAAAATAACAAAGTCTATTTCGTTATACAATAATACCCCAAGTGTAAGTATCCGTCTCATCAATAACGCTGATCAAAAAACATTGATTGTAAAAGCTGATGGTAATGAACTCTTGCGGACGTTCAACAATTTAATAAAAAATGCTATTGAAGGTGGTTATGGCCGAAAAAACATGAAAATCGAAATTTCCATTGAACGTTATTCGGATAATTTTGTTAAAATAGATGTCAAAGACAATGGATATGGAATTCCGAAGGAAATGCAGGATAAAATTTTCCAGATAAATTTCACTACAAAAAGTTCGGGAAATGGTTTGGGATTGGTACTTGTTAAGAAAACAATCGAAGCAAGTAACGGTCAGATCTATTTTGAGACCGTAGAAGGCGAAGGCACAACATTTCATATCCTGCTCCCCTTACAACAGGCAGAATCTTATTAG
- the gmd gene encoding GDP-mannose 4,6-dehydratase, giving the protein MAEQHTKTALITGITGQDGAYLAEFLLKKGYKVHGLKRRSSLFNTDRIDHLYQDPHLDNRNFTLHFGDLTDSTNLIRIIQETQPDEIYNLAAQSHVKVSFDTPEYTANADGIGTLRILEAVRLLGMIEKTRIYQASTSELYGLVQAVPQSETTPFYPRSPYAVAKMYGYWITVNYREAYKMYACNGILFNHESPVRGETFVTRKITRAVAKIALGLQDKLYLGNLSAQRDWGHAKDYVEAMWLILQQETPEDFVIATGVTTTVREFVRMAFAELGIEIEFSGKGEQEKGVIIDIDEERLLQLNIDQSVIKFGQTVVKVDPAYYRPTEVDLLIGDPTKANTKLGWTPKYDLQMLVTDMVQSDLHLMRKEEYLKKGGFETLNYFE; this is encoded by the coding sequence ATGGCTGAACAACACACCAAAACTGCTTTAATAACGGGTATAACAGGACAAGATGGTGCCTATCTAGCAGAATTCTTATTAAAAAAGGGGTACAAAGTACACGGCTTAAAACGTCGAAGTTCTTTATTTAATACAGATCGTATTGACCATCTTTATCAAGATCCTCATCTTGACAATAGAAATTTTACTTTGCATTTTGGCGATTTGACTGATTCAACCAATTTAATTCGTATTATACAAGAAACGCAACCGGATGAGATCTACAATCTTGCTGCGCAGTCTCACGTAAAAGTTAGTTTTGACACCCCAGAATATACGGCAAATGCAGATGGTATCGGTACATTACGTATTCTTGAAGCGGTGAGGCTATTGGGAATGATTGAGAAAACCCGGATTTATCAGGCGTCTACTTCTGAGCTTTATGGTTTGGTGCAAGCGGTTCCACAAAGCGAAACAACACCTTTTTATCCCCGAAGTCCTTATGCTGTAGCCAAGATGTATGGTTATTGGATTACTGTAAATTACCGCGAAGCTTATAAGATGTATGCCTGTAACGGTATTTTGTTCAATCATGAGAGCCCTGTAAGGGGAGAAACCTTCGTTACACGTAAAATCACCAGAGCAGTTGCAAAGATTGCTCTTGGACTCCAGGATAAGCTATACCTCGGTAACCTGTCCGCGCAACGCGACTGGGGGCATGCGAAGGATTATGTGGAAGCGATGTGGTTAATTCTTCAACAGGAAACACCGGAAGATTTTGTAATAGCCACAGGTGTGACCACTACCGTTAGAGAGTTTGTACGGATGGCTTTTGCTGAATTGGGTATTGAGATTGAATTTAGTGGAAAAGGAGAACAAGAGAAGGGGGTTATTATTGATATTGATGAAGAGCGTTTGCTACAGTTAAATATCGATCAGTCAGTGATTAAATTCGGTCAGACTGTTGTCAAAGTTGATCCTGCATATTATAGGCCCACTGAAGTGGACCTACTTATTGGTGATCCGACAAAAGCAAATACAAAACTCGGATGGACGCCAAAATATGATCTCCAAATGCTGGTAACAGATATGGTACAATCTGATCTTCACTTGATGAGAAAGGAAGAATACCTGAAAAAAGGTGGATTTGAAACTTTAAATTATTTTGAATAA